The Candidatus Omnitrophota bacterium genomic interval GGCCGCGGATATCACCGACCAGCTCTGGGCTATCGAATCTATACTGCATTCCTCGTTCTTATGCGAACCGAGCGTTTTACCGTCATCAAAGAAAGCGCGCAGATACCATTTCCCGTCCCAGGCCTTCTCGTCTATGCTTTTCGCGATCCGATCCGATTCATGCCGGCATTTCTCCTCAAAGTGGATATCCCCGCGCATACGCGCTATAGCACCGAACTCCTTCACCACATAGAAAAGGAAGAACGCCAACCAGACACTTTCCCCTTTTCCTTCCGCGCCTACGAGATTCATTCCGTCGTTCCAGTCACCGGCGCCCATAAGCGGCAGGCCGTGTTCCCCATACCTGAAAGCCCTACTCAGCGCGCGGACACAATGCTCATATACCGTAGCCTTCTCCTCGGTCCTGGCCGGCCTGTCGTAGTACGCGTCCGTATCCGGATCAAGAGGCCTTCCCTCAAGGAAACTCGTTCTTTCCTCGAGCACGCCGGTATCCCCGGTCGCCTTTACGTACCTGGCTACCGCCAGGGGTAACCATAAAAGATCATCGGAGAAATGCGTCCTAACGCCGGCGCCATAAGGTTCGTGCCACCAGTGCTGGACGTCACCTTCCCTGAACTGTCTCCCCGACGCCCTTACGATCTGCTCCCTCAGCATATAAGGAGCGGAATGAACAAGCGCCATAGCGTCCTGCAACTGGTCCCTGAACCCGAAAGCCCCTCCCGACTGATAGTACCCCGATCTTGCCCACATGCGGCATGCTACCGTCTGGTACAATAGCCAGCTATTCGTCATAACGTTCATCGAAGCTTCGGGAGTATTTACATATACCGCTCCCAGCATATGGTTCCAATAATTCCATACATTGTTCAGGTTCTCACGGGCGGACGCCGTTCCTTTATATCTTTTCACCAGGTCACGCGCCTCGTCCGCGTTCCTGCCCGCGCCTAATATGAATGCCACTTCTTTTTCCTGTCCGTCGGCAAGTTCCAGCTTTGTCTGTATCGCGCCGCACGGATCGAACCCTGCCCCCAGCCTGTTGGAAAGCTTCGTCCTGTGCATAGCCGCGGGGGACCTGTAGTCACCGTTCCTGCCTATGAATTCAGCCCTGTCCCCGGTCGTGGTCTTTACGGATTCACTGACATCCAGGAACGTCGTGTATTGCCCGAAATCCGCGTTGTAGTAGTTCCTCATGAAAAGCGCGCCTGTTTTCGGATCTATCTCGGTCACGACATGCATCTGTGTCTTATCCCTTGCCTCTCCGAGCACTGGTTCGACATAGGAAGTCAGCGACAGTTTCTTTTCCCGCCCCGATACGTTCTTTATTTTGAGAAAGGAATATTTAACGGCGGCGTCAATGGCCACATACACCCACAGCTCCGTCTCAATACCATCTTCCCTATGGGAGAACACCGTGTATCCGCATCCATGCCGCACGGCGTATCCGGTCTGGCCGCGCGCCGGCCCCGGCGACGGGGACCAGAAATTCCCGGCCTCTTCATCCCTTATATACATAGCTTCGCCGCTAATGTCGCTTACCGGGTCGTTGTACCATGGCGTAAGCCTGTATTGGCTGGAATTATCGAACCAGGTATACGCTCCCCCTCTTTCCGACACCACGGTCCCGAAGAACGGGTTCGCTATAACGTTCGCCCACGGTGCCGGCGTGACCATGCCGGGCTTGAGGAATATGACATATTCCCGCCCGTCAGGGGTGAAACCTCCAAGACCGTTGAAGAACACCAGCTCTACGAACGGGGAGAACTCTTCCCCTTCCCGTTTTGCGGGGCGCTTCCTGGTCGGGATGAGCCTCGGCACCTTGAGGTCGGAACGGCTCCTCCTGTCGATCTGTTCCGCCAGGGTTCCCATCGTGTCGGATATTATTATGCGTGCCAGCGTCTGGAACAGTATCTTATCCACTTCTGATATCTGCTCCGACTGTCTTATGAAAACACCTCCGGGCCTGTCCAGGAAATGCGCTTCCATTCCCGCGGTCACCATGCCCATTATCTTGTTCTGCAGGTCCTGACGATAACTTGAATGGTCTTCGTTCCATATGACAAGATCGACCTCAAGTCCCTTCATACGCCAGTATATATGTGCTTTCAGCATCTGGCGGACAAGATCTATGTTCGCCGGGTCCGATATCCTTACAAGAACGATCGGCAGGTCACCGGATATACTGTATCCCCACAGCCCGGACTGTTCACGCCTGTTCTTCATTATCACACTTGCCCCGGCACGCCTCAGGTAACTTGGGTATACGACAGAATTCGCCAACCGTCCGAAAAGTTGGGCGTCGGTCTCGTCGGCGTTAGCCTGCTGCAGAACTACCTGCGCGTGTGTCCACGCCAGGTCGAACACGCGTCCCGCAAGATGCCTATCCCTGTATTTATCCACGAACTCAAGGGCTTTTTCCCTGGTATCCGCCATGCCGGTGACAAAGTCGACCACGACCGTCTCTTCGGGATCGATCACGACCCGGCAGCGTATTGATGTTATCGGGTCAAGTACCGGGCCTTCCGTGCCCGACAGGTCGTTAGAAGTCCTCATTGCCTCGGCATCATACAGGCTGCCGCCTCTTCCCACGAATTTTGCCCGGTCGGTCTCATACGAAGCGTTGCCTTTCTGCGGGCCATGCACCGCGGCAAGATGGAATAGATATGGCTCGGGATCCGGCGCGGAACGTTTCCTGCGTGAACATAGTATGGCCTGTTTTTCCCTTATTATCTCTGTACTCACGAATAGCTTGCTGAAAGCGGGATGCGCGGCGTCAGCCTCGGGATAGGCCATAACGACCTCAGAATAACTCGTCAGTTCTATGACTTTTTTCTCCTTAGAATTATTGACTATGTTCATCCTGCGTATCTCTATATCGTCTTCCGGCGATACCGCCATCTGCATATGCGTTTCTATATCCCCGTCCCTGCGCCGGAATTCAGCTTTACCTCGGGAGAATATCGCTTCGTAGTGCTCCGGCATCTTCAACGCCGGTTGATATCCTACAGACCATACTTCTCCTGTATACGAGTCCTTCATGTAGCAGAAAGACCCCGCGGCGTCCCTCGTTACGTCCGGCTGCCAACGGGTCACCGCAAGTCCGTTCCACCTGGAATATCCACTGCCAGAATTCGTTATCATGACGTTATAATTCCCGTTGGAAAGAAGATGGACCTCGGGCACAGGGGTATGCGGCGTATTGAATGTCCTGAAAACAGCCTCCTGGCTGATCTGTTCCCTTAATAACATGCCCATGGGTTCGTTAAAGTGCAGGTGGAACGGCGTAGCTTTCGGCACGCGTTCATGCAAAAGCACTTCCGCTGCCTGGAATGCCGGGTCCGAAAGGAACCTTCTCTGCATCCTCTTATCGAGGAGAACGTACGCCATTGAAAGAAAGCTCATCCCCTGATGATGCGCCATGAAGGATCTAACTATCATGGGACCTTGATACCCATGCGGCAGTCGTGACGTAGTATAATCCACCGCTTCATAAAAACCGTATTTACCCATTACACCTTCGTTCCGGAGCCGCATCAGGTTTGAGCACGCGCTGTCGGGCTTGACCATAAGAGCCAGCATGGACGCGTAAGGCGCTATTACGAGATCATCCCCGAGCCCTCTTTTGAATCCCAGGTCAGGCACACCGAAGGCCCTGTACTGGTAGCTCATGTGCGCGTCCGTAGCGTTATATCCGGATTCGGATATCCCCCACGGCACGCCCTTACGTGAAGTGTACCGGATCTGTTTATTGACCACCGTCCTGTAGGTGTGATCCAATATGGTATCCGCGTATGTGGGCATAAAAAGAAGCGGCATCAGGTATTCGAACATGGACCCGCTCCAGGAAAGCAGTACCGGTCCTATCCCGCGTATAGTGGTGAAAAGCCTTCCCAGCGTGAACCAGTGTTCCTGGGGGATACGTCCAAGCGCGATACCCACAAAACTCGCCAGACGCGCCTCGGACGCGAGAAGGTCATAACAACTCGGGTCACGGCGGCGTTCCGTAACATTGTACCCCACGGATAAGAGCTTATAGGCGCCATCATAAAGGAACTCGAACTCCATGTCGGCCAGTTCACCACATTCAAGCGAAAGCCTTTCGAGTTCCGTTATCCTTTCACTGGCACGAGTGGCACCTTCCTCCACGGCGGACAAAAATCCGTCGATCCACTCACATATGATCTCTTTTTTCTTACCGGTCCCTATATTAGCGCGTTCCACGACCTGTCTTATGCCCTTAACATCTATTCTTGCCAGGTCCGTCAGGCTCCGCATCCCATCTAATTTCTCCATCTCACTGCGAATGTTCCGCACAAGCTCGTTCTCATCATATACCCCCCCGGCATATATCTCCACAGGCACTTCCAGCTTAAGCCATGGCATCAGACCATCTATTTCCCTTATCCAGTCAAAACATTGTCTTTCAAGCGCGCCGGCCCACCATTTCACCTCGCCGCTCTTATCCGCCCACGTCGCTTCGGATATTTCGGAGGCCAACTTTCCGATATCCTCCAACGCGCTCCTTATATCCTTGAACGTATCAGCTGGCGCGGAGCAGGTTTCTTTTATGCCCCTAAGCTTGTCGCCGAGTTCCACGGGAAGGCCCTCCACGGCCTTCATCTCGGACGCGAGCACGAAAGCCGTATTTTCGACGCCCTTCAATATCCCGTCCGGGACAGCCTCCGCCGTCTGGAGCCCCAAAAGGCCCTGTTTAAGGACAAGTAACGCGCCGGCAAGGTTCCCGCTGTCGACCGATGATATATACAAAGGCTGCAATGTCCTCAGCGTCTGCGTATCATACCAGTTGTAAAAATTGCCCCTGAAACGCTCGAGTTTTTTCATTGTCTCCAGAGTGTTCTCGGTCCTCTCAAGGAAACCCGCGCAAGAAATATACCGGAAGTCATACGCGGATAGGTTTGAAAGAAGGGCCATGCCCATATTGGTCGGGGAAGTCCTGCGCGCCGTGATCTTGAGCGGCTCTTCCTGATGGTTATCCGCCGGCAGCCAATTGCTCTCGGCGTTGACGAACTGTTCAAAATACCGCCAGGTCCTGCGCGCCGCTTCCCGCAGGAAAGCGTCCTGTGACGGTCTCAGCTTTATCTTGCGCGGCGGCCTTATCTGACTTAACCACCAGGCTATCGCCGGAGATATCATCCATAACACCAATAGGGGCGCGGCCACCACAAGTATAGCGGGTCTCAGGTGGACGAGACAGGTCGCGGCCACCACCGCGAGGACCGGCCCGGTCCACATCGAAGCGTAAAACCCGGCGAACCTTGTATGCGCGAGCCGCTTCATGTCGCTAGAGGTCACCCATTCCAGTGTTTTTCGGCGAGTCACGAACATGCGTATAAGGGCGCGCGCGATAGCGTCCACGTTCAGGAACGCCTCAAAAGGCAAAGTGGTGATCATGAATACCGCCTGCACGAGCCTTTTTACGGCACTGTGTACCTGGCTTTTTAAATGAGCTCCCAGAGGGGCTTTCGGCGGTTTTTTAAAAAGTTCCACGGCCGACACTGCCAGCTGCGGCACAAGTATCATAGCGAAAACGAACATGGTCCAGAACACGGCGTTATCCTGGATGACCCATCCTATAAAAAGAAGCAGCGTCATGGCGACGGGGACCAGCGAACGCCAGAGGTTATCGAATATTTTCCATTTTGAAAGGAGTGATATGGGGTTCCTTATCCAGCTTCCGCCCATACAAGGCGCCATGGGCAAAAGCCAGTAGATTATCTGCCAGTCCCCGCGTACCCACCGGTGTTTTCTATTCGCGTCCACGATGTAACTGGAAGGATATTCTTCAAAGAACTGTATATCACTCACAAGTCCCGACCTCGCGTAACACCCCTCCAGGAGATCGTGGCTAAGTATGAGATCATCGGGGAACCGTCCATCCATCGTTCTTGTGAACATATCCACGTCATACAGGCCCTTGCCGATAAAAGACCCCTCGCCGAAAACATCCTGGTAGACGTCCGATACGGCCTGGGTATAGGGATCTATACCGGGGTCCCCGCTGAAAAGCCGGGCGAACCACGAGCGGCGGGCTCCGGCCATGCTCACTCCCACCCTGGGCTGTAATATCCCGTATCCCTCGGAAACTATACCCCGTTTCTCGTCATAGACCGGCCTGTTGAGCGGATGCGCTATTGTAGCTACAAGTTCCCGTGCCGCCTCCAGCGGCATATGTGTATCCGTGTCGAGAGTTATAACATATTTAACGTCCTGCAGGGGAGAGATATCTCCCACTACCAGCATGCCTTCGTTCGCGGGCCTCTTGCCCCTGAGAAGTAAATTAAGTTCGGAAAGCTTCCCCCTCTTCCTCTCATAGGACATCCAGACGTTCTGCCGGGGGTTCCAAGTCCTGGGCCGGTGGAACAAAAAGAACCTGTCGACGCCACCGGTGGAATGGCTGCTGTTAAGTTCCATTATTCCCATAGTGATGTACTCGAGGAGCTCTCCGTCCCCGGGCATGTCCTGGGACGGCGCGTCCGGGAAATCCGTCAGGAGACCGAAGAACAGGTTATCATCCCTGTTAGCCAGGTACCGCACCTCGAGATCCTCGATCAGGTGATCTATGCCTTGTTTACTGCGCAGCATCGTGGGAACAACAGTAAGCGTACGGGCCGAAGCGGGTATACCCCTGGTAAAATCCATACGTGCCAGGACTCTCGGCGCCACCATCAAGGTCATAAGCCAGTTCGTTATGGATATCGCGAACCGGCTCGAACAGAGCACAAGGACCGCTCCCAGTAACCACATGCTTCGCACGCCTAAACCATGTATATATCCGAAGCTCAATCCCGTTATGACCGCGGCAGCGATGAACAAGGCTATGGTACACAGGTAGAAAAAGAGCGGGAACTTCCTGCCAAGCTTTGATACAAGTTCCCCTAACCTCAAACGCAGCCTCACCGCCCTCTGCATAAAAGGCAGCCCTTTGTCTATAAGGAAATACCCTACATGCGCGGCCCTGTCATCACTCCCTGTCTCAGAGGCCTTCTCACGAGCAAGCGTTACCGCCCGCCGCGCCACTTCTTCTTCCGAAAGCCCGGTCCTCCTGGCGAGGTTCTCTACAACATGACGATAGCGGTCACGTGTGGCGAAATCCATGGAAGCATAAAACCCGTTCGGGTCAGCCGAGAGCGTACGTTCCACCACACTCAGCGCGGTCACGAAATCACGCCAGTCTATGGCCCCGAGCGTCCTGAGACTGTTTATGGTGTTCGATATGGACACCTGGTCCGCGGCCTGCTGTTGGCTATCAAGATGTACAAGGCGTTCTATACGTTTCCCCTGTTCCATGAGCCGCTGCTCAAGCCATGATATAGGCAACGCCAGCGCGGAGCTCTGTCCTTGGAGACGACGCGTGAACTCGGCCACGAAAGCGGGCGTGAACGGCGGGTCCGATCGCGCCATATCGGCCATCTCGAGAATAAGCGCGTTGGGCTCCTTTTCAGCCACCACTATCATCTTCTCTGCCCAGGAAGTAGCTATATCCCGTTCCCTACGGCGCGCTTCCACGCGAAGCGCCACACGCCTGAGGTTCTCTACAAGCGCGAGCCGTATCATGATAGGTACGGCCCACAGTTCACCAAGCTTGAGCGATATGACATTCTGGTATGACGCGACGAAAACGGAAAGGCTTTCCTCATCCACACGTCCGTCACCATGCGATATGAGGTTATACGCTATTTCATATACCCGGGGATACCCGGCGAACGGTCCCTTGATAAGACGCGGAAGTTCCCGGCTGTAGGTCTTTGGGAAATGCTGATGTATGGTCCTTATCTGTTCACGTATCAGGTAGAAATTATCTAGAAGCCATTCTCCCGCCGGCGATATGCTCCTGTCACCGTAAACGGCCTCCATCAAGAGCTTGTGTGTCCTGATAAGGACCTTTTCGTTCTCCGCGAGACGTTCGTGCAGCTTTACTTTGCCCCGCATGACCTTAACTTCTTTGCCCCTGTTCCTGGCCAACGCTTTGGCGTGGTATTGAAGTTGTTCCAGGCTGCAGAGTTCCGAACGGAGGGGTTCTTCTTCCCCGGCCCGCTTGACCAGGTTAGCGGTCAGCAGTATCCTGGCCTTACGGCGAAGGCTTATCATGGTCTTAAATATATATTTCCTTATCTTATCCAAGCCAGGCCCTCATCTGTACCTCGTTATTATTTATGTGCTAAGTATTATTCCTCTACTATACTATTACATTATATTGATTATGTAAAACAAAAATAGCAGGCGGCGGCCCGGTCCTCCCCTTTTCAGCGTTACCATCGCTCCAAAAGCTGTCCTCTTGGCCATATATACGCGTTTTGTGGTAAAATAGCATATCATGAGAATAGGTTATCCCTGCATAAACAGGCGTATAGGCTGTACCGCTAACCATACTTTTCGCCTGGCGTCATACAGCAGATCGCGCCTTATCGATACCATATCAAAGAACCTGGCATGCCTCGGGAACATACTCAGGTTCAATGTCGATAACGGACTTCTCTTTTTCAGGATAAGTTCCGACCTGGTGCCGTTCGCTTCCCACCCCCTATGCCGTTTCGACTGGGCGGGGCATTTTGAAAAGGACCTTCGCGGCATTGGGTCGTTCATCAAGGAACACGGTATACGCATCTCTATGCATCCCGACCAGTTCGTGCTTATAAATTCTACTTCTCCGGACATAGTGGAACGTAGCATAGCCGAGCTCGACTATCACGCGAAGGTGCTCGATACTATGGGGCTGGGTCCGGACGCGAAGGTACAGATACACGCGGGCGGGGTCTATGGCGACAAGGACGCGGCCATTGAAAGGTTCGTCGCGAGCTACAAAGAACTGAGCGCCGGCCTCAAAGAACGGCTCGTCGTAGAGAACGATGACAGGTTATACTCGCTTGGGGATTGCCTGCGAATAAGCAAGAGGACCGGCATCCCGGTCCTCTTCGATTCTTTCCATCATGAATGCCTTAATAACGGCGAAGAAATGCGTGAAGCCGTACTGAAAGCGCGAAATACATGGGGCAAAAAGGACGGATGCCTTATGATAGATTATTCCCAACAGGAAAAAAAGAAACGCCTCGGTTCACACGCGGAAAGTATTGATATCCGGCGATTCCGCGCCTTCCTGAACGTCATTTCCGGCATAAAAGCCGACATAATGCTCGAGATAAAAGATAAGGAAAAAAGCGCGTTAAAAGCGGTAAAAGAGCTTTCTTCCCTACCGGCATAAGGTCCATCTTTCGATGTTACGCCGCTATGGCAAAGAGTCTTCTGGCCTCATTAAGCTGGCGTATCATGTCGTCGTTCAACAGCCCGCAGGCCTTTGCCAGGGAATCTACCAGTATCTTTATGTTCTCTATGGCCATCTCCACCACTATCATACCCTGGAACGCCAGGGCATCTTCACCTTCTACCCTGTAATAGTAGCACTGCCGCGCCATACTGGCCTGTATGGCCGCGGGATCTTCGGAAATAATGATCTTGCGATCGTACCCCCTGATATCCTTATTAAGTTCTTCTATCATGCGCCGCTGGTCCGGCGTCACGGCTACGACACCTATTTTAATGCCGGCTTTCGCCAGTTTCGGAAGGAGTATACCCAGTCCGTTATCAAAGGTTATCTTCTCTGAAAAGATCAGTCCGGCCTCCTTGCCTGACCTTATGGCTTCCGGCCCGAGCAGGCCGTTCTCTCCCAGCGCGGCCATAAGGCCGGCGTGGGTAAT includes:
- a CDS encoding glucoamylase family protein is translated as MISLRRKARILLTANLVKRAGEEEPLRSELCSLEQLQYHAKALARNRGKEVKVMRGKVKLHERLAENEKVLIRTHKLLMEAVYGDRSISPAGEWLLDNFYLIREQIRTIHQHFPKTYSRELPRLIKGPFAGYPRVYEIAYNLISHGDGRVDEESLSVFVASYQNVISLKLGELWAVPIMIRLALVENLRRVALRVEARRRERDIATSWAEKMIVVAEKEPNALILEMADMARSDPPFTPAFVAEFTRRLQGQSSALALPISWLEQRLMEQGKRIERLVHLDSQQQAADQVSISNTINSLRTLGAIDWRDFVTALSVVERTLSADPNGFYASMDFATRDRYRHVVENLARRTGLSEEEVARRAVTLAREKASETGSDDRAAHVGYFLIDKGLPFMQRAVRLRLRLGELVSKLGRKFPLFFYLCTIALFIAAAVITGLSFGYIHGLGVRSMWLLGAVLVLCSSRFAISITNWLMTLMVAPRVLARMDFTRGIPASARTLTVVPTMLRSKQGIDHLIEDLEVRYLANRDDNLFFGLLTDFPDAPSQDMPGDGELLEYITMGIMELNSSHSTGGVDRFFLFHRPRTWNPRQNVWMSYERKRGKLSELNLLLRGKRPANEGMLVVGDISPLQDVKYVITLDTDTHMPLEAARELVATIAHPLNRPVYDEKRGIVSEGYGILQPRVGVSMAGARRSWFARLFSGDPGIDPYTQAVSDVYQDVFGEGSFIGKGLYDVDMFTRTMDGRFPDDLILSHDLLEGCYARSGLVSDIQFFEEYPSSYIVDANRKHRWVRGDWQIIYWLLPMAPCMGGSWIRNPISLLSKWKIFDNLWRSLVPVAMTLLLFIGWVIQDNAVFWTMFVFAMILVPQLAVSAVELFKKPPKAPLGAHLKSQVHSAVKRLVQAVFMITTLPFEAFLNVDAIARALIRMFVTRRKTLEWVTSSDMKRLAHTRFAGFYASMWTGPVLAVVAATCLVHLRPAILVVAAPLLVLWMISPAIAWWLSQIRPPRKIKLRPSQDAFLREAARRTWRYFEQFVNAESNWLPADNHQEEPLKITARRTSPTNMGMALLSNLSAYDFRYISCAGFLERTENTLETMKKLERFRGNFYNWYDTQTLRTLQPLYISSVDSGNLAGALLVLKQGLLGLQTAEAVPDGILKGVENTAFVLASEMKAVEGLPVELGDKLRGIKETCSAPADTFKDIRSALEDIGKLASEISEATWADKSGEVKWWAGALERQCFDWIREIDGLMPWLKLEVPVEIYAGGVYDENELVRNIRSEMEKLDGMRSLTDLARIDVKGIRQVVERANIGTGKKKEIICEWIDGFLSAVEEGATRASERITELERLSLECGELADMEFEFLYDGAYKLLSVGYNVTERRRDPSCYDLLASEARLASFVGIALGRIPQEHWFTLGRLFTTIRGIGPVLLSWSGSMFEYLMPLLFMPTYADTILDHTYRTVVNKQIRYTSRKGVPWGISESGYNATDAHMSYQYRAFGVPDLGFKRGLGDDLVIAPYASMLALMVKPDSACSNLMRLRNEGVMGKYGFYEAVDYTTSRLPHGYQGPMIVRSFMAHHQGMSFLSMAYVLLDKRMQRRFLSDPAFQAAEVLLHERVPKATPFHLHFNEPMGMLLREQISQEAVFRTFNTPHTPVPEVHLLSNGNYNVMITNSGSGYSRWNGLAVTRWQPDVTRDAAGSFCYMKDSYTGEVWSVGYQPALKMPEHYEAIFSRGKAEFRRRDGDIETHMQMAVSPEDDIEIRRMNIVNNSKEKKVIELTSYSEVVMAYPEADAAHPAFSKLFVSTEIIREKQAILCSRRKRSAPDPEPYLFHLAAVHGPQKGNASYETDRAKFVGRGGSLYDAEAMRTSNDLSGTEGPVLDPITSIRCRVVIDPEETVVVDFVTGMADTREKALEFVDKYRDRHLAGRVFDLAWTHAQVVLQQANADETDAQLFGRLANSVVYPSYLRRAGASVIMKNRREQSGLWGYSISGDLPIVLVRISDPANIDLVRQMLKAHIYWRMKGLEVDLVIWNEDHSSYRQDLQNKIMGMVTAGMEAHFLDRPGGVFIRQSEQISEVDKILFQTLARIIISDTMGTLAEQIDRRSRSDLKVPRLIPTRKRPAKREGEEFSPFVELVFFNGLGGFTPDGREYVIFLKPGMVTPAPWANVIANPFFGTVVSERGGAYTWFDNSSQYRLTPWYNDPVSDISGEAMYIRDEEAGNFWSPSPGPARGQTGYAVRHGCGYTVFSHREDGIETELWVYVAIDAAVKYSFLKIKNVSGREKKLSLTSYVEPVLGEARDKTQMHVVTEIDPKTGALFMRNYYNADFGQYTTFLDVSESVKTTTGDRAEFIGRNGDYRSPAAMHRTKLSNRLGAGFDPCGAIQTKLELADGQEKEVAFILGAGRNADEARDLVKRYKGTASARENLNNVWNYWNHMLGAVYVNTPEASMNVMTNSWLLYQTVACRMWARSGYYQSGGAFGFRDQLQDAMALVHSAPYMLREQIVRASGRQFREGDVQHWWHEPYGAGVRTHFSDDLLWLPLAVARYVKATGDTGVLEERTSFLEGRPLDPDTDAYYDRPARTEEKATVYEHCVRALSRAFRYGEHGLPLMGAGDWNDGMNLVGAEGKGESVWLAFFLFYVVKEFGAIARMRGDIHFEEKCRHESDRIAKSIDEKAWDGKWYLRAFFDDGKTLGSHKNEECSIDSIAQSWSVISAAGDKKLAETAMDQVYRKLVHKDAGLIQLLAPPFDTSDMDPGYIKGYLPGIRENGGQYTHAAVWVVIAFILLGDRKKAWELFQMINPVNHGSDAKKMSVYKVEPYVVAADVYASSPHAGRGGWTWYTGSAGWMYRLVVEHILGITLEDCTLAFKPCVPDEWAGYTVHYRFRETVYHIHFKRVGPGGAVSGLTVDGDASGDARVHLIDDHREHEVKVDIGK
- the uvsE gene encoding UV DNA damage repair endonuclease UvsE, with protein sequence MRIGYPCINRRIGCTANHTFRLASYSRSRLIDTISKNLACLGNILRFNVDNGLLFFRISSDLVPFASHPLCRFDWAGHFEKDLRGIGSFIKEHGIRISMHPDQFVLINSTSPDIVERSIAELDYHAKVLDTMGLGPDAKVQIHAGGVYGDKDAAIERFVASYKELSAGLKERLVVENDDRLYSLGDCLRISKRTGIPVLFDSFHHECLNNGEEMREAVLKARNTWGKKDGCLMIDYSQQEKKKRLGSHAESIDIRRFRAFLNVISGIKADIMLEIKDKEKSALKAVKELSSLPA